The following coding sequences lie in one Metallumcola ferriviriculae genomic window:
- a CDS encoding AAA family ATPase: protein MKEIEAKVTQFQTTAKVIKDEISKVIVGQEKIVNQVMLALFSGGHVLLEGVPGLGKTMLVRTVGQVLQLNFKRIQFTPDLMPADIMGTKIIADNPNGGREFRFQPGPVFTNVLLADEINRATPKTQSALLEAMQENTVTVSGETRQLPAPFFVLATQNPLEMEGTYPLPEAQMDRFLFKVKVPFPQREELLEIMSRTTGKKEEAAAPVASGDQVIEMMSTVRQVMAAKAVTDYAVRLVLATHPETDYAPESVKRFVRYGSSPRGAQALVIAAKAHALLKGRLNISYNDIKDIAIPALCHRFFLNFEGEAEGIAPEQLLEEIIAGVPTTEG from the coding sequence ATGAAGGAAATAGAAGCAAAGGTCACTCAATTTCAAACAACCGCCAAAGTAATAAAGGATGAAATTAGCAAGGTGATTGTGGGGCAGGAAAAGATAGTGAATCAGGTGATGCTGGCCCTTTTTAGTGGTGGTCACGTACTGCTGGAGGGGGTTCCCGGCTTGGGGAAAACCATGCTGGTGCGTACGGTGGGGCAGGTGCTGCAATTGAATTTTAAAAGAATCCAGTTTACCCCCGACTTAATGCCCGCAGATATCATGGGCACGAAAATTATCGCAGATAACCCCAACGGCGGGAGGGAATTTCGTTTTCAACCCGGTCCCGTATTTACTAATGTCTTATTAGCTGATGAAATTAACCGGGCTACGCCCAAAACTCAGAGTGCTTTGCTGGAAGCCATGCAGGAGAATACGGTGACGGTAAGCGGTGAAACCAGGCAGCTGCCGGCACCATTTTTTGTCCTCGCTACTCAGAACCCTTTGGAGATGGAAGGTACGTATCCACTGCCCGAGGCACAAATGGACAGATTTTTATTCAAGGTGAAGGTGCCCTTCCCTCAGCGAGAGGAACTGCTGGAAATTATGAGCAGGACTACCGGGAAGAAGGAAGAGGCTGCGGCCCCAGTTGCAAGCGGTGACCAGGTGATTGAGATGATGTCTACCGTGCGACAGGTGATGGCAGCAAAGGCGGTGACGGATTATGCGGTGAGATTGGTACTTGCTACCCACCCAGAGACTGATTATGCACCGGAAAGTGTTAAACGTTTTGTACGCTATGGCAGCAGTCCCCGGGGTGCGCAGGCCTTGGTGATAGCCGCTAAGGCCCATGCTTTGCTGAAAGGGCGTTTAAACATCTCTTATAACGATATTAAGGATATAGCGATTCCCGCATTGTGCCATCGTTTCTTTCTAAATTTTGAAGGTGAGGCTGAGGGGATTGCTCCAGAGCAGCTTCTGGAGGAAATTATCGCCGGGGTACCCACCACAGAGGGATAA
- a CDS encoding transposase — MLGYWRTHVEYQDWLKSELVSLTVTHEANIRFYAPLIEKVYIFNLDPVKKVIAKLYSPLGRPAKNQPELLRALVVMLHCQIHDPTKFVDKLRASPVLRAICGFEKGETPGVGTFYDLLERLWLLDNPQKAIRKPKSKGRKRPKSGKKLPAKHPGIVKRLVDRALKGQVIEKRPESILQKILKECAVLPSSKLGLLGNPNKLAIAGDGAPLLTGATPYGKRICDCPSKGIYRCKCKRVFTDPDANWGWDSYHDQWFYGHTLYSITSADSKNDLPLYLRLVQGSRNDSVTFVVSWAELLHLYPDFKFSKALLDAAHDVYDIYRLLHANETEPFIDLNNRAKGNNTFPGPINVDENGVPICLEGLPMLNWGFSNDRCRIKWRCPHHKDSSKCSKKHECSPSAYGRVVYTKPIWDLRLFTPTPRNSKAWKHVYARRTTVERTFKRILVDYKIELANARTKKRWFWQATLAAINQHLDAQVAVVKPNILEKIGLETFSKSA; from the coding sequence TTGTTAGGTTATTGGCGTACACATGTCGAGTACCAGGATTGGCTGAAATCTGAACTTGTTTCTTTAACGGTGACGCATGAAGCTAATATTCGTTTTTATGCTCCGCTCATTGAGAAGGTCTATATATTTAACCTTGACCCGGTTAAAAAGGTCATTGCTAAGCTTTATTCTCCTCTGGGAAGACCAGCTAAAAATCAACCTGAACTTCTTAGGGCTTTGGTGGTAATGCTTCATTGCCAGATTCATGACCCTACTAAGTTTGTTGATAAGTTGAGGGCTTCTCCTGTTCTTAGGGCCATTTGCGGGTTTGAAAAGGGCGAAACCCCTGGTGTTGGTACTTTTTATGACTTGTTGGAACGTTTATGGCTTCTAGATAATCCGCAAAAGGCTATCCGAAAACCAAAATCCAAAGGGAGAAAACGTCCTAAGTCTGGGAAAAAGTTACCTGCTAAGCATCCTGGTATTGTTAAAAGATTAGTTGATAGGGCTCTTAAAGGGCAGGTCATTGAGAAAAGGCCAGAAAGTATCTTGCAGAAAATTTTAAAAGAGTGTGCCGTTTTACCATCATCCAAGTTAGGTCTTCTTGGTAATCCCAACAAACTGGCTATTGCCGGTGACGGAGCCCCACTCCTTACCGGTGCCACTCCCTACGGTAAAAGAATCTGTGATTGCCCCTCTAAAGGCATTTACCGCTGCAAGTGCAAACGTGTCTTTACTGACCCGGATGCTAATTGGGGTTGGGATAGTTACCATGACCAATGGTTTTACGGTCACACCCTGTACTCTATTACTTCAGCGGATAGTAAAAATGACCTGCCGCTTTATCTGCGTTTGGTACAGGGGTCTAGAAATGATAGTGTTACTTTTGTTGTTTCTTGGGCTGAATTGCTTCACCTCTATCCTGATTTTAAGTTTTCTAAAGCCCTTTTGGATGCTGCTCATGATGTTTATGATATTTACCGTCTGCTGCATGCTAATGAAACCGAACCTTTTATTGACCTTAACAATAGGGCTAAAGGAAACAATACATTTCCTGGGCCTATTAACGTTGATGAAAATGGTGTCCCTATCTGCCTTGAAGGTTTACCGATGCTTAACTGGGGTTTTAGCAACGATAGATGCCGCATTAAGTGGCGCTGCCCTCATCACAAGGATAGTAGCAAGTGTTCTAAAAAACATGAATGTTCTCCTAGTGCGTACGGCCGGGTGGTTTACACTAAACCCATTTGGGATTTGCGTCTTTTTACGCCAACTCCTCGTAACTCTAAGGCATGGAAACATGTTTATGCTAGACGAACTACCGTAGAGCGCACCTTTAAACGTATACTTGTCGATTACAAAATTGAGTTGGCTAATGCCCGGACTAAAAAACGTTGGTTTTGGCAGGCAACTTTGGCGGCCATTAATCAACACTTGGATGCTCAAGTTGCTGTTGTTAAACCAAATATTTTAGAAAAGATTGGCTTAGAAACCTTCTCTAAATCGGCTTAA
- a CDS encoding DUF58 domain-containing protein gives MADVIFDKNFLRALEKLMLMGHRTSPGRYSGQRRSARRGDSVEFADFKAYAPGDDFRHVDWNAYARMEKLFLKLFLAEQDTSVRILLDCSASMAWKDGSKFRMAKQLAGALGYLSLANYDRVTVIGFGDENYLCGPLRGKGAARKLFNFIEGLPQQQRGDLFTLLEQLRPHFKGPGITLVISDLFFPVLDKALAALKHQRQEIGLIQILHPLELNPDYQGDLQLLDCETGNEKEISFNSSVRGHYQERLEDWRGGIKKLCHKYSVNLVDTASNASLEELTLKRLRKLGFLG, from the coding sequence GTGGCTGATGTTATCTTTGATAAGAATTTTTTAAGAGCATTAGAAAAGTTGATGCTGATGGGCCACAGGACATCGCCCGGGCGTTATAGCGGCCAACGCCGTTCCGCCCGGCGAGGCGATTCCGTTGAGTTTGCCGATTTTAAAGCATATGCGCCGGGTGATGACTTCCGTCATGTGGATTGGAATGCATATGCCCGGATGGAAAAGCTCTTTTTAAAGCTGTTTTTGGCAGAACAGGATACATCTGTACGTATATTACTGGATTGCAGTGCATCAATGGCCTGGAAAGATGGCAGCAAATTTCGTATGGCTAAGCAGCTTGCCGGGGCATTAGGGTATCTTAGTCTGGCGAATTATGACCGAGTAACGGTGATTGGCTTTGGTGATGAAAATTATCTCTGTGGTCCTTTACGGGGGAAAGGGGCGGCGCGGAAGCTATTTAATTTTATTGAAGGACTGCCCCAACAACAAAGAGGAGATCTATTTACTTTGCTAGAACAGCTGCGGCCTCATTTTAAGGGCCCCGGTATCACCTTGGTAATCAGCGACTTGTTTTTTCCGGTGTTGGATAAGGCTTTGGCTGCATTAAAGCATCAAAGACAGGAAATCGGATTGATACAAATCTTGCACCCCTTAGAGTTAAACCCTGACTATCAAGGAGACTTACAGTTGCTTGATTGTGAAACTGGAAATGAGAAGGAGATTTCCTTTAATAGTTCAGTGCGCGGCCATTATCAGGAACGATTAGAAGATTGGCGGGGAGGCATTAAAAAGCTTTGTCATAAGTATTCTGTTAACCTGGTGGATACTGCCAGTAATGCATCTTTAGAAGAACTGACCTTAAAAAGATTGAGAAAATTAGGCTTTTTGGGTTAA
- a CDS encoding vWA domain-containing protein, with protein MGFLSPASIWFAAIIPIIILMYLLKKRRQTLTVSSTMLWDKLLKDMDANTPWQRLKSNLLLLLQLLAALLLVLVLLRPYLPQVVPLAGDTIVLVDASATMQATDTDTSRFEEAKRRLDDMIARLGQGRLAVIRVGQQPEVVSALSGNQSMLRQTSKKLRPGYGKANFPAAFALAEAMARKSTDPLIVIISDGVNLPTEVKFNFPVSFNHVGERNNDIGIENLSTRYGDNGLVGLIKVKNYSEKSVSADMELAADGNLMDVRSITLGPNESQNVFWQNKGSGTKVLEARLVVKDDFILDNTAAAVVKSRAKSEGVLVTRGNIFLERALTLSPQITLYKTTPEDFRPGEFDFYVFDGWMPKNLPLAPALVVNPPGDQTVFPLEGSVGPAFIESATGSALLEFVQFKDVLLAEARTLHATPNSKLLTAAGSTIAATFTINNSRQAVFAFDLHDTDLALKPGFPILINNLLDWLVPPGAVLTPAVTAGESVSILLNPKAIDATVSGPNGGEWPLRTGLGQTLFTGEYPGLYSLRQTYSGGKEDIAYFSVSIPPLGDNGILPQEVSSDYDGTSGGTQNGAGKYELWRWLAFMLLLVIAAEWWVFTNGY; from the coding sequence ATGGGTTTTTTATCACCGGCCAGCATCTGGTTTGCGGCAATCATACCAATAATTATCTTAATGTACCTTTTAAAAAAAAGGCGGCAGACGCTGACGGTGTCCAGTACTATGCTGTGGGACAAATTACTAAAAGATATGGATGCCAATACCCCATGGCAGCGGTTAAAGTCTAACTTACTGCTGCTATTACAGCTTTTAGCGGCATTGTTATTGGTGCTAGTACTGCTTCGTCCTTATCTCCCCCAAGTGGTACCTTTAGCCGGTGATACTATCGTTTTGGTAGATGCATCGGCGACGATGCAGGCCACAGATACGGATACCAGTAGATTCGAAGAAGCCAAAAGAAGGTTGGATGATATGATCGCCCGGCTGGGTCAAGGACGGTTGGCCGTAATCCGTGTCGGTCAGCAGCCGGAGGTTGTTTCTGCATTATCAGGGAACCAATCCATGCTTAGGCAGACATCAAAGAAGTTACGGCCGGGTTATGGTAAAGCTAATTTTCCGGCTGCGTTTGCGCTGGCAGAGGCGATGGCCCGGAAAAGCACAGACCCGTTGATTGTAATTATCTCAGACGGAGTCAATCTACCGACCGAGGTAAAATTTAATTTCCCGGTAAGCTTTAACCATGTTGGTGAACGGAACAATGATATAGGGATAGAGAATTTGTCTACCCGGTATGGGGATAATGGGCTGGTTGGGTTAATTAAAGTAAAAAACTATTCCGAAAAGAGTGTTAGCGCGGATATGGAGCTGGCTGCTGACGGGAATCTTATGGATGTACGCAGCATTACTCTTGGCCCCAATGAAAGCCAAAACGTATTCTGGCAGAATAAAGGCTCCGGTACCAAAGTGCTTGAGGCCCGCCTAGTGGTGAAGGATGACTTTATCTTAGATAATACCGCTGCAGCGGTTGTTAAGTCCCGTGCGAAATCTGAGGGAGTATTGGTAACTCGCGGTAACATTTTTTTGGAGAGGGCGTTGACTCTTTCACCCCAAATTACCTTATACAAGACCACGCCTGAGGATTTCCGCCCCGGCGAATTCGACTTTTATGTCTTTGATGGCTGGATGCCTAAAAATCTTCCGCTGGCACCGGCACTGGTGGTGAACCCCCCGGGTGACCAAACGGTCTTTCCGCTGGAAGGCAGTGTAGGCCCTGCTTTTATTGAAAGTGCCACTGGTAGCGCGCTGCTGGAATTTGTGCAGTTTAAAGATGTATTGTTAGCTGAGGCTCGAACACTGCACGCCACACCGAATTCCAAATTGCTGACTGCCGCTGGTAGCACTATTGCTGCCACTTTTACGATTAATAATTCGCGGCAGGCAGTATTTGCGTTTGATTTGCATGATACTGATTTGGCCTTAAAGCCAGGGTTTCCTATTCTAATAAATAATCTTCTGGATTGGCTTGTTCCCCCCGGTGCAGTGCTGACTCCAGCGGTAACGGCAGGGGAGTCGGTATCAATATTATTAAACCCCAAAGCTATTGATGCGACGGTCTCGGGCCCCAATGGAGGGGAATGGCCGCTCCGGACAGGGCTCGGCCAGACGCTTTTTACCGGCGAATATCCCGGCTTGTACTCTCTAAGACAAACTTACTCAGGCGGTAAGGAAGATATTGCTTACTTCTCAGTTAGTATTCCACCGTTAGGTGATAATGGTATTTTACCTCAAGAAGTATCCTCGGACTACGATGGAACATCAGGAGGCACCCAAAACGGGGCAGGTAAGTACGAATTATGGAGATGGCTTGCCTTTATGCTGTTACTGGTTATTGCCGCTGAATGGTGGGTGTTTACCAATGGCTATTAG
- a CDS encoding VWA domain-containing protein, which produces MAISFDHVWVLPLLPLVWAVLYYLWKKSQVNMGSAKLSLILRYIIVSLIVLALAGVSWNFIVSRQAVTFLADLSDSNKGAVPRMEQFIRDATDAKDTDDQTAVATFGEVPLVDIPMSSEPLFDTIQAIPDSNYTNIGQALQLAAALSSEGFRKRVVLLSDGKENLGDAVEAASLLKKRGIRVDIVPVQTGEVQDARIDKLTVPEVVRAGERIPLTVSIGSNFEGAAEIYIYRDRTLAGKETVQLDKGENQFLFSRVAEESGFYPFRVEVHAAGDKESRNNSGYALTRVTGPPRVLMVSSQSGESALMAALSQQFQVDIRLPGAVPQTEAGLAGYDGIILDNIPAFDLPAAFLDAIKVSVRDLGTGLVMLGGKNSFGVGGYYRTPIEEALPVHMDLRGKKELPSLGLMLVIDKSGSMGGDQYGNAKMELAKEAAIRSTQILMPKDQVGVYAFDDSVYPVVELGPVTDARKIQQRIASIGANGGTNIYPALALAMEKLAEAETKLKHIILLTDGRSATGGSYQALTDRMKEKNITLTTVAVGNDADAQLLSTLAEWGQGRYYFTADAASIPKIFTKETMLVSRSYLIEERFTPRVTALSPIMEGIEGLPELGGYVAASAKQTATVVLSSHKQDPVLATWQFGLGRSLAWTSDAGGPWSKAWSDFDNILAKMVAWTLPRHHESDLLVNTDFSGEEGMVSVDTPRQLLTSKAFSANFIGPRGDEGEVELNQVGPGQYRGNFPVSQSGVYLLKVVDKSDDGQALSTVGLVVPYSPEYGQTTDGRGILEAVASAGGGTLLSLPEAAFADNLPPVSGRYPLWPYLLAVAAVLWPIDIAVRRLTLDGLLKRLVGFFKAKPAGVPETGNIEILSRLKMNKDRVREEQKRWSEDNAPDGAVRPMKDTKAETEIPTGKRPPEHPRRVNETADNKSTNDNSYTSRLLDAKRRAHDGDKR; this is translated from the coding sequence ATGGCTATTAGTTTTGATCATGTCTGGGTGCTGCCGCTTTTGCCGCTCGTTTGGGCGGTGCTATATTATCTATGGAAAAAATCTCAGGTTAATATGGGCTCCGCCAAATTAAGTTTGATACTTAGGTATATAATAGTTTCTTTGATAGTACTGGCGTTAGCAGGAGTATCTTGGAACTTTATTGTTTCTCGCCAGGCGGTTACCTTTTTAGCGGACTTGTCAGACAGCAATAAAGGTGCTGTACCCCGGATGGAGCAATTTATCCGTGATGCCACGGACGCGAAGGATACTGATGATCAAACGGCGGTAGCAACATTTGGGGAGGTTCCATTGGTGGATATCCCTATGTCCTCGGAACCTCTATTTGATACAATACAGGCCATACCCGATAGTAACTATACCAATATTGGGCAGGCCCTGCAGCTGGCAGCGGCCTTATCTTCGGAGGGTTTTCGTAAGCGGGTGGTACTTTTGAGCGATGGAAAGGAAAACCTGGGTGATGCTGTGGAGGCGGCATCCTTGCTAAAAAAGCGCGGCATTCGTGTAGATATAGTTCCGGTGCAGACAGGTGAAGTTCAAGATGCCAGGATAGATAAATTGACAGTACCGGAAGTGGTTCGTGCCGGCGAAAGGATTCCGCTGACGGTGTCGATAGGTAGTAACTTTGAGGGTGCGGCAGAAATATATATTTACCGCGACCGTACGCTGGCGGGTAAGGAAACAGTGCAGTTAGATAAGGGGGAGAATCAGTTTCTGTTCTCCCGGGTTGCTGAAGAATCCGGATTTTACCCCTTTCGGGTAGAAGTACACGCCGCGGGGGATAAAGAGTCCCGTAATAATTCAGGTTATGCTTTGACCCGGGTTACGGGTCCGCCTCGAGTGTTGATGGTAAGTAGTCAGTCGGGTGAATCTGCGTTGATGGCAGCTTTGTCTCAACAATTTCAGGTGGATATCCGTTTACCGGGGGCGGTGCCCCAAACCGAGGCCGGACTAGCGGGGTATGACGGTATAATTTTGGACAATATACCTGCTTTTGACCTGCCGGCTGCTTTTCTTGATGCTATCAAGGTGTCCGTGCGCGATTTAGGTACGGGATTGGTGATGCTAGGCGGTAAGAATAGCTTTGGAGTAGGCGGTTACTACCGTACGCCGATAGAGGAAGCGCTGCCGGTACACATGGATTTACGGGGTAAAAAAGAACTTCCCAGTTTGGGATTAATGTTGGTTATTGATAAATCAGGCAGTATGGGCGGAGACCAATACGGTAACGCCAAAATGGAGCTGGCTAAAGAAGCGGCCATTCGTTCTACCCAGATACTAATGCCCAAAGACCAGGTAGGGGTATACGCATTTGATGATTCCGTCTACCCGGTGGTCGAGTTGGGTCCGGTGACTGATGCCAGAAAGATACAACAGCGCATTGCATCTATCGGTGCCAACGGCGGGACCAATATCTATCCCGCTTTGGCACTGGCAATGGAAAAATTAGCAGAAGCGGAAACCAAGTTAAAACATATTATTTTACTAACTGATGGTCGTTCAGCAACCGGTGGGTCGTATCAGGCCTTAACTGACAGGATGAAAGAAAAGAATATCACTTTAACCACCGTTGCAGTGGGTAATGATGCGGATGCTCAGCTGCTAAGCACGTTGGCCGAATGGGGCCAGGGCCGTTATTACTTTACTGCTGACGCAGCTTCCATACCAAAGATTTTTACTAAGGAAACCATGCTGGTAAGCCGCAGTTATTTGATAGAAGAGAGATTTACCCCGAGGGTTACCGCGCTCAGCCCCATTATGGAGGGGATAGAAGGCCTGCCTGAATTAGGTGGTTATGTAGCTGCCAGTGCCAAACAAACTGCTACGGTTGTACTTAGCAGTCATAAACAGGACCCGGTACTGGCTACCTGGCAGTTTGGCTTAGGCCGATCACTCGCTTGGACTAGTGATGCTGGCGGGCCTTGGAGTAAAGCATGGTCAGACTTTGATAACATTTTAGCAAAAATGGTGGCCTGGACTCTGCCAAGGCACCACGAAAGCGATCTGCTGGTTAACACTGATTTTAGCGGGGAAGAAGGCATGGTCAGCGTGGACACGCCCCGTCAGCTGCTGACTTCAAAGGCGTTTAGTGCGAATTTCATAGGGCCTCGGGGGGACGAGGGAGAGGTAGAATTAAATCAAGTTGGTCCAGGTCAATATCGTGGCAATTTTCCCGTAAGTCAGTCCGGTGTTTATCTGCTGAAGGTGGTGGATAAGTCGGATGACGGTCAGGCCCTCTCCACGGTAGGACTAGTGGTTCCATACTCTCCGGAATATGGACAGACGACGGATGGCCGCGGCATTTTGGAGGCAGTGGCCTCGGCAGGGGGTGGGACTTTGCTGAGTTTACCAGAAGCAGCATTCGCAGACAATCTACCGCCTGTCTCCGGACGGTACCCGCTTTGGCCATACCTTCTAGCTGTAGCTGCCGTACTATGGCCAATCGATATAGCAGTAAGAAGGTTGACTTTAGATGGGCTGCTGAAAAGACTGGTAGGATTTTTTAAAGCCAAACCTGCCGGGGTACCGGAAACGGGGAATATAGAAATACTTAGTCGATTAAAAATGAATAAGGACCGCGTTCGAGAGGAGCAGAAAAGGTGGTCGGAGGATAACGCCCCCGACGGTGCCGTTAGACCGATGAAGGATACTAAAGCGGAGACTGAAATTCCAACGGGCAAAAGGCCACCTGAGCACCCGAGACGAGTTAATGAGACAGCAGATAATAAATCAACCAACGATAATTCATATACTTCCCGATTACTTGATGCTAAACGACGTGCTCATGACGGTGACAAAAGGTAG
- a CDS encoding DUF441 domain-containing protein, which produces MNWIIILVLILGILGKSDIIAAAAAILLVIDYVNLERFLPTLERRGLELGLLFLVISVLVPFAANKVDGRVILNSFFSLPGLLALIGGAVATSLNGQGLHMLQQRPELMIALVFGSILGIIFLKGIPVGPLMAGGIAALLMRLLGQWP; this is translated from the coding sequence ATTAATTGGATTATAATTTTGGTTTTAATATTAGGGATATTGGGAAAGTCAGATATCATAGCTGCGGCTGCGGCCATTTTACTGGTTATTGACTACGTGAATTTGGAGCGATTTTTGCCTACCCTGGAGCGACGGGGGCTGGAATTGGGGCTCTTATTTTTGGTAATCTCAGTGCTGGTGCCTTTTGCAGCCAATAAAGTGGATGGTAGAGTGATTCTTAACTCTTTCTTTTCCCTGCCCGGCCTGCTGGCACTGATTGGTGGTGCTGTGGCAACCAGCCTCAATGGGCAGGGACTGCATATGCTGCAGCAGAGACCCGAGTTGATGATTGCGCTGGTCTTTGGTTCTATCCTGGGCATTATATTTTTGAAAGGCATTCCGGTGGGGCCGCTGATGGCGGGAGGGATCGCTGCACTATTAATGCGGCTGTTGGGGCAGTGGCCCTAG
- the panB gene encoding 3-methyl-2-oxobutanoate hydroxymethyltransferase, with translation MTKKVTINILRQMKAGKEKITMLTAYDYPTALLVDRAGIDMILVGDSLGMTVLGLEDTVPVTMEDMIHHTRAVTRAVSRCFVVADMPFMSYNISREEAIRNAGRLVKEAGAHAVKLEGGVEMAPVVKAIVDAGIPVLGHLGLTPQTATKLGGFKVQGRSDTAADKMLSDARALQEAGVFGIVLECVPVTLADMVTSSAQVPTIGIGAGPGCDGQVLVYHDLLGLFDRFQPRFVKRYRDLSQEITEALTEYKEEVQTGSFPAEEHTFK, from the coding sequence ATGACCAAAAAAGTGACCATAAATATACTGAGGCAGATGAAGGCGGGCAAAGAAAAAATAACTATGCTGACGGCCTATGACTACCCAACGGCATTGTTGGTGGATCGAGCCGGAATTGATATGATATTGGTGGGGGATTCGCTGGGTATGACTGTTTTAGGTTTGGAGGATACAGTGCCGGTGACTATGGAAGATATGATTCATCACACCCGTGCGGTTACCCGTGCAGTCAGCCGCTGTTTTGTTGTGGCGGACATGCCATTTATGTCCTATAACATTTCCCGAGAAGAAGCCATTAGAAACGCCGGTCGTTTGGTCAAGGAGGCGGGCGCTCATGCAGTTAAATTAGAAGGAGGAGTGGAGATGGCCCCGGTAGTGAAAGCCATTGTAGATGCGGGCATTCCGGTACTGGGTCATTTGGGTCTTACTCCTCAGACCGCCACCAAGTTGGGCGGATTTAAAGTACAGGGACGTTCCGATACTGCTGCAGACAAAATGCTTTCCGATGCCCGTGCTTTACAGGAAGCAGGTGTCTTTGGAATCGTTTTGGAATGTGTACCTGTTACCCTGGCAGATATGGTTACCAGTTCGGCACAAGTACCTACCATCGGCATAGGAGCCGGACCGGGGTGCGATGGACAGGTGTTAGTTTACCATGACCTACTGGGCTTATTTGACCGTTTTCAGCCGCGTTTTGTAAAGCGGTACCGTGATCTTTCCCAGGAGATTACCGAAGCCCTGACGGAATATAAAGAGGAAGTGCAGACAGGGAGCTTCCCGGCGGAAGAACATACCTTTAAATAA
- a CDS encoding CvpA family protein has protein sequence MNYIDWILLVFILLAGFRGYRRGLLYAITGLLGLVLGFAVAWSMTGTVADFVNTKYHLAGKISLWLVDKFPGLALPAQTGDAGMVNSLYRSLLSILMGQTPDNPVAAVKFFGEAICFVLVFITLLITINIVLRLLAYIVTAGINRTVFGSINRLGGLLVAFFTAGVGLGLLLTLVTPLFGVGNYIPDGNQISGIGMRIQESVLAPKLMFLFQVVIAKLLGS, from the coding sequence ATGAATTATATAGACTGGATTTTGCTGGTTTTTATATTGTTAGCTGGTTTTCGTGGCTACCGGCGCGGATTACTTTATGCCATCACCGGGCTTTTGGGTTTGGTGCTGGGCTTTGCAGTGGCATGGTCAATGACGGGAACGGTGGCAGACTTCGTCAATACTAAGTATCATTTGGCAGGGAAAATTAGCCTTTGGTTGGTGGACAAGTTTCCCGGGCTGGCGCTGCCGGCCCAGACGGGTGATGCCGGTATGGTTAACAGTTTATATCGGAGTTTGCTATCCATCTTGATGGGGCAAACGCCAGATAATCCTGTAGCAGCTGTTAAGTTTTTTGGCGAAGCTATTTGTTTTGTATTAGTTTTTATTACGCTGCTGATAACTATCAATATCGTACTTCGACTGCTCGCTTATATCGTTACTGCCGGTATTAACCGAACGGTTTTTGGTAGTATTAATCGGCTTGGCGGACTTCTAGTAGCATTTTTTACCGCCGGGGTTGGCTTAGGGCTTTTACTTACTCTGGTTACTCCGTTATTTGGAGTAGGAAATTACATTCCCGATGGCAATCAAATCAGCGGAATTGGCATGAGAATTCAGGAATCGGTCTTGGCTCCTAAACTGATGTTTCTTTTTCAGGTAGTGATAGCAAAACTGCTTGGTAGTTAA